One region of Vitis vinifera cultivar Pinot Noir 40024 chromosome 1, ASM3070453v1 genomic DNA includes:
- the LOC100266558 gene encoding stemmadenine O-acetyltransferase translates to MEMKIDILSTQPIKPSSPTPNHLRSFKISLLDQLAPPFYVPVILLFSADDFDCEAVDHVTICDLLKRSLSQTLSRFYPLAGKLKGNDSVDCSDDGAVFMEARANVELSEILRDPEIDLLQKLLPCEPYSVGSESSDRAITAIQATIFECGGIGIGVCMSHKVADGATLATFLTAWSATAMGTDDGITPFLDSASLFPPRDINTVLSSGVISHGKTLTRRFLFDAASLARLQSKASNSTRVEAVTSLIWKSAMDVAREKSGKDTISSIVTHVVNLRGKTEPPLSDRSLGNLWQQAVATVTEQEGKVELDDLVGRLRRAIKKVDKEYVKEIQGEEGLSKACGAMKEVQKMIMSKGEMELYRFSSWSRFPFYETDFGFGRPIWVCTITAPIKNVIILMDTKSGGGIEAWVTMVEEDMTKFQRHYELLEFVSSTQSA, encoded by the coding sequence ATGGAAATGAAGATTGATATCCTTTCAACACAGCCCATCAAGCCATCTTCTCCAACTCCAAATCATCTCAGAAGCTTCAAAATCTCGCTATTGGATCAACTTGCTCCTCCCTTTTATGTCCCTGTTATCCTACTCTTCTCTGCTGATGATTTCGACTGTGAAGCTGTTGATCACGTCACCATATGTGATCTGCTGAAGAGGTCTCTCTCCCAAACCTTAAGCCGCTTCTATCCTTTAGCTGGGAAGCTCAAAGGAAATGACAGTGTGGATTGCAGTGATGATGGCGCTGTGTTCATGGAGGCTCGAGCAAACGTTGAGCTCTCAGAAATTCTGAGAGACCCGGAGATAGATTTGTTGCAGAAGCTTCTCCCATGTGAACCGTACAGTGTGGGATCAGAATCATCAGATAGAGCAATCACAGCCATTCAAGCAACAATTTTCGAGTGTGGCGGAATAGGAATTGGAGTATGCATGTCACACAAGGTGGCCGATGGGGCAACGCTGGCCACTTTCCTCACCGCTTGGTCTGCAACAGCAATGGGTACAGATGATGGCATCACTCCCTTTTTGGACTCAGCGTCCCTCTTCCCACCAAGAGATATCAATACGGTACTGTCCAGTGGTGTGATCAGCCACGGTAAAACTCTAACAAGGAGATTCTTATTTGATGCAGCAAGCTTAGCCCGCCTGCAGTCCAAAGCATCCAATTCTACCCGTGTAGAAGCTGTTACATCTCTGATATGGAAGTCAGCCATGGATGTGGCCAGAGAAAAATCAGGGAAGGACACCATATCATCCATTGTCACACATGTAGTGAATCTACGGGGGAAGACAGAGCCACCACTGTCGGATCGCTCTTTAGGAAACCTATGGCAGCAAGCAGTTGCAACAGTAACGGAGCAGGAAGGCAAGGTAGAGCTGGATGACTTGGTGGGAAGGCTGAGAAGAGCAATAAAAAAGGTAGATAAGGAGTATGTGAAGGAGATTCAAGGCGAAGAAGGGCTATCAAAGGCTTGTGGAGCCATGAAAGAAGTCCAGAAAATGATCATGTCCAAGGGAGAGATGGAGCTGTACAGGTTTAGCAGTTGGAGCAGATTTCCATTTTATGAAACTGATTTTGGGTTTGGGAGGCCTATCTGGGTGTGCACTATTACTGCGCCTATCAAGAATGTGATCATTTTGATGGACACAAAATCTGGGGGTGGAATAGAGGCTTGGGTGACAATGGTTGAAGAAGACATGACCAAATTCCAACGCCACTATGAGCTTCTGGAGTTCGTTTCATCAACACAAAGTGCTTAA